The proteins below are encoded in one region of Centropristis striata isolate RG_2023a ecotype Rhode Island chromosome 12, C.striata_1.0, whole genome shotgun sequence:
- the hs3st1 gene encoding heparan sulfate glucosamine 3-O-sulfotransferase 1, protein MGAVLFGLLLFAVQSPPLPCRPVAHEGPQPPTSPPADNGTANHPNGTFQQLPQIIIIGVRKGGTRALIEMLSLHRAVAAAQNEVHFFDWESHFQKGVPWYLSQMPYASPDQLTVEKTPAYFTSSKVPKRVHHMNPDIKLLLILRDPTERVLSDYTQVFYKRLQNHKRYQPIESILVKDGEINLGYKAISRSLYHVHMQNWLQYFPLESVHLVDGDELIRDPFPEMKKVEKFLKLEPQINSSNFYFNKTKGFYCLRDHGRERCLHDSKGRAHPHVAPAILQKLYQFFHEPNKKFFELVGRTFNWK, encoded by the coding sequence ATGGGGGCCGTGCTCTTCGGGCTGCTGCTCTTTGCAGTGCaatccccccccctcccctgccGGCCCGTGGCCCACGAGGGGCCTCAGCCTCCCACCTCGCCGCCCGCTGACAACGGGACCGCCAACCACCCCAACGGGACCTTCCAGCAGCTTCCTCAGATTATAATAATCGGCGTGAGGAAGGGGGGGACGCGGGCGCTGATCGAGATGCTCAGCCTGCACCGCGCCGTGGCGGCGGCTCAGAACGAGGTGCACTTCTTCGACTGGGAGAGTCACTTCCAGAAAGGCGTGCCGTGGTACCTGAGCCAGATGCCCTACGCCTCCCCAGACCAGCTGACGGTGGAGAAGACGCCGGCCTACTTCACCTCCAGTAAAGTCCCCAAACGGGTCCACCACATGAACCCTGACATCAAGCTGCTGCTGATCCTCAGAGACCCCACGGAGCGGGTCCTGTCGGACTACACGCAGGTCTTCTACAAGCGCCTCCAGAACCACAAGCGCTACCAGCCCATCGAGTCCATCCTGGTGAAGGACGGCGAGATCAACCTGGGATACAAGGCCATCAGCCGCAGCCTGTACCACGTCCACATGCAGAACTGGCTGCAGTACTTCCCCCTGGAGAGCGTCCACCTGGTGGACGGGGACGAGCTGATCAGGGACCCGTTCCCCGAGATGAAAAAGGTGGAAAAGTTCTTGAAGCTGGAGCCCCAGATAAACTCTTCCAATTTTTACTTCAATAAAACGAAAGGATTCTACTGTTTGAGGGACCACGGGCGAGAGCGCTGTTTACACGACTCAAAGGGCCGCGCTCACCCTCACGTGGCGCCCGCCATCCTGCAGAAACTCTACCAGTTCTTTCACGAACCCAACAAGAAGTTCTTTGAGCTGGTGGGCCGAACATTCAACTGGAAGTGA
- the LOC131981451 gene encoding uncharacterized protein LOC131981451, which translates to MSEPQSPVTTLAQMLAEVAAMSRDQAALNRQQLAALQFQAEKQAELLEVMVNRVGGASSAPSLAGVTLQRMAAHDDPQTYLEMFEATATACNWPEEEWAVRLLPLLSGEAQTAALALPGPSRCRFGDIKRAVLDRLGFSAEDQRRRFRGTKLGPADRPFVYAQQLKDAATRWLQPGSSAGEARLLEAVVLEQFVEGLPTATSDWVRCHRPADLAAAITLAEDHLAVLSWGRAHEGRPASPVRPIPAPRRRPVPGPQPSTAARPSPRPRTNPPSLFCPSQAPAATGAALDPQRVPQAAGQECWRCGQPGHFRRECPLMEVGQVVRVVGPPAPSPGLGGTYSVPVRIQGGTHQAMVDSGCTQSIVHQNLIRPGALREAGWVDIRCVHGDIHRYPVVPVEIRFKGKKHSVKAAVSSRLTHPLILGTDWPGFDRLVGQCVGVRSRPTGTWDMCAVLSGDARLSDTADGEGEPAVPPPEAPQVPVFASMEDFPLEQSRDDTLRFAFDQVIKIDGHMVRPDAALTYPHFSLRRDRLYRVSRDTQTNDILTQLLVPKSRREMVFQAAHFNPMAGHMGYEKTLNRVMARFYWPGIRADVRRWCASCPECQLVNQPAVPRAPLRSLPLIEIPFERIGMDLIGPFHRSARGYRFVLVLVDYATRYPEAVPLRTISAKSVAQALFQVISRVGIPKEILTDQGTQFMSRTLRELYGLLGIKSIRTSVYHPQTDGLVERLNKTLKSMIRKFVHDDSPNWDKWLDPLLFAVREVPQASTGFSPFELLFGRKPRGVLDLVKESWEEGPSPSKNEVQYVLDLRAKLHTLGRLSRENLLRAQERQQRLYNRGSKLRQFSPGDKVLVLLPSSTSKLLAKWQGPFVVTRRVGDVDYELVRSDRGGATQIYHLNLLKAWREAESVSLVTAIAERDELGPEVPKSANPASLLCENHLSPSQRTDIARLQQSYADVFSPLPGRTSLIQHNVETHPGVTVRSRPYRLPEHKRKVVQAELKAMLEMGVIEESNSAWCSPIVLVSKKDGSIRFCVDYRRVNDVSRFDAYPMPRVDELLDRLGTARFFTTLDLTKGYWQIPLSPESREKTAFSTPYGLYQFVTLPFGLFGAPATFQRLMDRVLRPHVAYAAAYLDDVIIHSTTWAEHVRQVAAVLGSLRQAGLTANPKKCAVGRREVRYLGYHLGGGQVRPQVDKTAAIAACPRPKSKKEVRRFLGLAGYYRRFIPNFAELTSPLTDLSGKGASDPVQWTERCQVSLERVKQTLCGEPLLHTPNFSLPFVLQTDASGRGLGAVLSQQVQGVDRPVLYISRKLSEREARYSTVERECLAIRWAVDALRYYLLGRPFTLCSDHAPLQWLHRMKDANARITRWYLALQPFKFKVIHRPGAQMAVADFLSRSHGEGGGE; encoded by the coding sequence ATGTCGGAGCCACAATCGCCAGTGACCACGCTGGCGCAGATGCTGGCGGAGGTGGCAGCTATGAGCCGGGACCAGGCAGCGCTCAATAGGCAACAACTGGCCGCTCTCCAGTTCCAGGCGGAGAAACAAGCGGAGCTGCTGGAGGTGATGGTGAATCGTGTTGGGGGGGCGTCGTCAGCCCCCTCGCTCGCTGGTGTCACGCTCCAGAGGATGGCGGCCCACGATGACCCCCAGACTTACCTGGAAATGTTTGAGGCGACGGCGACGGCGTGCAACTGGCCGGAGGAGGAGTGGGCTGTGCGCCTGCTTCCCCTGCTGTCGGGAGAGGCGCAGACGGCGGCCCTCGCCCTACCCGGACCCTCCCGGTGCCGGTTCGGGGACATCAAGCGGGCAGTCCTGGACCGTTTGGGGTTCTCCGCAGAAGACCAGCGGCGCAGGTTCCGGGGGACCAAGCTGGGTCCCGCTGATCGACCATTCGTCTACGCACAGCAGCTGAAGGATGCGGCGACCAGGTGGCTTCAGCCGGGGAGCTCTGCGGGCGAGGCGCGGCTGCTGGAAGCCGTAGTTTTGGAGCAGTTTGTGGAGGGGCTCCCAACGGCCACCTCGGACTGGGTGCGCTGCCACCGCCCTGCGGATCTGGCGGCTGCCATAACTCTGGCGGAGGACCATTTGGCTGTTCTCTCCTGGGGCCGGGCACATGAGGGTCGGCCAGCCTCTCCCGTCCGTCCCATACCGGCGCCCCGCAGGAGACCGGTGCCGGGTCCCCAGCCCTCCACGGCCGCTAGACCCTCTCCTCGCCCGCGCACTAatcctccctctcttttctgTCCTTCCCAGGCTCCAGCCGCTACGGGCGCTGCTCTCGACCCACAGAGGGTTCCTCAGGCGGCAGGGCAGGAATGCTGGAGGTGTGGACAACCCGGACACTTCCGCCGAGAGTGTCCACTCATGGAGGTCGGTCAAGTGGTCCGGGTTGTCGGACCTCCAGCACCCTCCCCCGGTCTAGGAGGGACGTACAGCGTTCCGGTAAGGATCCAGGGTGGTACACATCAGGCAATGGTGGACTCTGGCTGCACGCAGTCTATAGTTCACCAGAATCTGATTCGACCCGGGGCATTGAGGGAGGCGGGCTGGGTGGATATTAGGTGTGTGCATGGGGACATCCACAGATACCCTGTAGTACCAGTGGAAATTCGGTTTAAGGGAAAAAAGCATAGTGTGAAGGCTGCGGTTAGCTCCCGCCTGACGCACCCCCTGATTCTGGGTACTGATTGGCCGGGGTTTGACAGATTAGTGGGACAGTGTGTGGGGGTGCGTTCACGACCGACAGGGACATGGGATATGTGCGCTGTGCTCAGTGGTGACGCGAGGTTGTCCGACACTGCAGACGGGGAGGGGGAGCCGGCGGTGCCTCCACCGGAGGCTCCGCAGGTGCCCGTTTTTGCCTCCATGGAAGATTTTCCACTCGAGCAGTCTCGTGATGATACTCTACGCTTTGCCTTCGACCAAGTGATAAAAATTGATGGTCACATGGTGCGCCCTGATGCAGCGTTAACGTATCCCCACTTCTCACTGCGCAGGGACAGATTATACAGGGTGAGTCGTGACACTCAGACAAATGACATACTTACCCAGTTGTTGGTACCAAAAAGCCGCCGGGAAATGGTTTTCCAGGCGGCTCATTTTAACCCGATGGCTGGGCATATGGGGTATGAAAAGACACTGAACCGTGTAATGGCCCGATTCTATTGGCCAGGCATTCGGGCAGACGTGCGCCGCTGGTGCGCGTCTTGCCCTGAATGCCAGTTGGTTAACCAACCGGCCGTCCCGAGAGCGCCCTTGCGCTCATTACCACTGATTGAGATCCCGTTTGAACGTATTGGGATGGATCTCATCGGGCCATTTCACCGGAGCGCACGGGGATATCGCTTTGTGTTAGTTCTTGTGGATTACGCAACGCGATATCCAGAGGCAGTGCCGCTGCGCACCATCTCTGCAAAGAGTGTGGCGCAGGCACTGTTTCAAGTTATCTCCCGAGTCGGGATCCCGAAAGAGATCCTGACTGACCAAGGCACCCAGTTTATGTCACGAACACTGAGAGAACTGTACGGATTATTGGGCATCAAGTCTATTCGAACCAGTGTTTACCACCCGCAAACTGACGGCCTCGTTGAGCGCCTGAATAAGACTTTGAAGTCCATGATCCGTAAGTTTGTGCACGATGATAGTCCTAATTGGGATAAGTGGCTAGATCCTCTGCTGTTTGCAGTGCGCGAGGTACCCCAGGCCTCCACGGGATTTTCTCCCTTTGAACTGCTGTTTGGCAGGAAACCACGCGGGGTTTTGGACCTTGTTAAAGAAAGCTGGGAGGAAGGTCCAAGCCCCAGTAAAAATGAAGTGCAATACGTCCTGGACCTGAGAGCAAAACTCCACACACTGGGGCGGTTATCACGGGAGAATTTGCTCCGGGCCCAGGAACGTCAGCAGCGGCTGTACAACAGAGGATCTAAGCTAAGACAATTTTCACCGggagataaagtgcttgtattaCTCCCATCGTCCACCTCCAAATTACTCGCCAAGTGGCAAGGACCCTTTGTGGTCACACGACGAGTGGGTGATGTCGATTATGAGCTTGTGCGATCTGACAGGGGAGGGGCTACGCAGATTTATCACCTCAACCTCCTAAAAGCATGGAGAGAGGCTGAGTCTGTTTCCCTGGTGACGGCAATTGCAGAGAGAGATGAGTTGGGGCCTGAGGTTCCAAAATCGGCCAATCCTGCCTCGCTCCTTTGTGAAAACCATCTCTCACCGTCTCAGAGAACAGATATTGCCAGGTTGCAACAGAGTTACGCTGACGTGTTCTCCCCCCTGCCAGGACGCACAAGTCTTATTCAACACAACGTTGAGACTCACCCGGGCGTGACGGTGCGTTCACGGCCCTATCGGTTACCtgaacacaaaagaaaagtgGTTCAGGCAGAATTGAAAGCGATGCTGGAGATGGGGGTAATAGAAGAGTCCAACAGTGCCTGGTGTAGCCCCATCGTTCTTGTGAGCAAGAAGGATGGGTCCATCCGGTTCTGTGTGGACTATCGCAGGGTGAATGATGTTTCACGGTTTGACGCCTATCCAATGCCTCGGGTCGACGAGCTCCTGGATCGCCTGGGCACTGCTCGTTTTTTCACGACACTGGATTTGACCAAGGGCTACTGGCAGATTCCCCTATCTCCAGAGTCCAGGGAGAAAACGGCCTTCTCCACTCCGTACGGTTTGTACCAATTTGTTACACTTCCGTTCGGGTTGTTCGGGGCCCCAGCCACATTTCAACGCCTCATGGACCGCGTGCTGCGGCCACATGTTGCATATGCTGCCGCCTACCTGGATGATGTAATCATCCATAGCACCACTTGGGCGGAGCATGTGCGGCAGGTGGCTGCGGTGCTGGGTTCACTGAGGCAGGCGGGGCTCACGGCCAACCCGAAGAAGTGTGCAGTTGGACGGAGGGAGGTACGGTATCTGGGGTACCACTTGGGCGGCGGGCAGGTGCGTCCACAGGTAGATAAGACAGCTGCTATTGCAGCCTGCCCAAGGCCCAAGAGCAAAAAAGAGGTGCGGCGGTTCTTGGGGCTGGCAGGCTATTACCGGCGGTTTATCCCCAATTTCGCGGAGCTGACCAGCCCCTTGACTGACCTATCCGGAAAGGGTGCCTCAGATCCGGTCCAGTGGACGGAGCGGTGCCAGGTGTCGCTTGAGAGGGTTAAACAGACCCTCTGTGGGGAGCCTCTTCTCCACACACCTAACTTCTCTCTCCCTTTTGTCCTGCAGACTGATGCGTCGGGCAGAGGGCTGGGGGCCGTTCTGTCTCAGCAGGTGCAGGGCGTCGACCGCCCGGTGCTCTACATCAGCCGGAAGCTGTCCGAAAGGGAGGCCAGGTACAGCACGGTGGAGAGGGAGTGCCTGGCCATCCGGTGGGCGGTCGATGCTCTGCGGTACTACCTGCTGGGGCGCCCATTCACCCTCTGCTCGGACCATGCTCCCCTCCAGTGGCTCCACCGCATGAAGGATGCCAACGCCCGGATCACCCGTTGGTATCTGGCACTACAACCGTTTAAGTTCAAGGTGATCCATAGGCCGGGGGCGCAGATGGCTGTGGCCGACTTCCTTTCCCGCTCCcatggggagggggggggggagtag